From a single Labrenzia sp. PHM005 genomic region:
- a CDS encoding MoxR family ATPase, whose protein sequence is MHLNEDAAERTKMTQTKETLAEALAATGYVADDGLAMALLLTEMLKRPLLLEGEAGVGKTEVAKALAKLEDTDLIRLQCYEGLDRSDAIYEWNYQRQLLAIKARESSGADAETVEEAVFSEKYLLERPLLAAIRQDKAPVLLIDEVDRADEEFEAFLLELLSDFQVSIPELGTIEAKSIPRVILTSNGTRELSDALRRRCLYHYVDYPDTSREARILLSRVDGLDTALALQIAELMGKLRKEDLTKVPGVAETIDWAAALVGLGTKKLLEQRELVFDTLVCVLKTREDQARITPEVTDRLLGKVA, encoded by the coding sequence ATGCATCTTAATGAGGATGCCGCTGAACGGACCAAGATGACCCAGACAAAAGAAACCCTTGCCGAAGCGCTGGCCGCCACGGGCTACGTCGCCGATGACGGACTGGCGATGGCGCTTCTTTTGACTGAGATGCTGAAACGTCCTCTGCTTCTTGAAGGCGAGGCCGGCGTTGGCAAGACCGAAGTCGCCAAGGCGCTGGCAAAGCTAGAAGACACGGATCTGATCCGGCTGCAGTGTTATGAAGGCCTCGACCGGTCCGATGCCATTTATGAATGGAATTATCAGCGCCAGCTTCTCGCCATTAAGGCGCGCGAAAGCAGCGGCGCAGATGCCGAAACGGTTGAAGAGGCGGTTTTTTCCGAAAAGTATCTCCTTGAACGCCCCTTGCTGGCGGCCATCCGGCAGGACAAGGCTCCGGTTCTTCTGATCGACGAAGTTGACCGGGCCGACGAGGAATTCGAAGCCTTTCTTCTGGAACTTCTGTCGGACTTTCAGGTGTCCATTCCCGAACTTGGCACGATTGAAGCCAAAAGCATTCCTCGGGTAATCCTCACTTCAAACGGAACCCGTGAACTCTCGGACGCGCTGCGCCGGCGATGCCTCTACCATTACGTCGATTACCCGGACACTAGCCGTGAAGCCCGCATTCTCTTGAGCCGCGTCGACGGGCTGGACACGGCCCTTGCCCTGCAAATCGCCGAATTGATGGGCAAATTGCGGAAAGAGGATCTGACGAAGGTTCCAGGTGTGGCCGAAACTATTGATTGGGCGGCAGCCCTTGTGGGTCTCGGGACGAAAAAACTCCTTGAGCAGCGTGAACTGGTTTTCGACACGCTCGTGTGTGTTCTGAAAACCCGTGAGGATCAGGCGCGCATCACGCCGGAAGTCACCGACCGCCTGCTTGGAAAGGTGGCCTGA